Genomic window (Chondrocystis sp. NIES-4102):
TAACCGATTTAGAATCTGCTCAATTATATACTCCCACTCATGAATTCGATTTTGCTCGTAAAATTTACCGCACAACTAAATATATTGGTGGATCTGATACTTTGGCGGAGAAAATTGCACCATTTCCAGAGGAATTAGTTTTAGATCATGATTATGATTTACTATTTGCAGTGTTGGATAACCCTTGGCAATTTCACTTATTAAAATCCATCAAAGGGTTGCGCGATCGCTGCCGTTACACCGCCTGTTTTATTGCCGAAATGTGGCAGCCTGATTTAAACAATTGGCGATTATTTAAAGAACCTTGGGCAGATTTTGACCATGTATTTTTAGGGGTAACACAGTGTCTTGATGGGTTAAGTAAACTTATTGAACCCCCCGTAACTTATATACCGCCTGCGGTTGATACCCTGAGATTTTCCCCTTATCCCAATCCACCCCAGCGTTCAATTGATGTTTCCTATGTAGGCAGGCGATCGCCAATTATTCATAATGCCTTAGTTCAACATTCAATAGAGAAAAATTTCTTTTATTATTACGACACTATAAAAGGTAAATTACAAATTGCTAACCCTAGAGAACACCGTATTCTACTCGCTAATATCTTTCAACGTAGTCGTTACAACATTACTAACTACGCTAAATTTGATGAAAGACAAGAAACAGGAGGTACACAGGAAATTGGGTATCGCTTTTTTGAAGGTGCAGCAGCAGGTACGGTTATGGTAGGAATGCCACCAGGTGGATCGGCTTTTCCGCGTTATTTTGATTGGGAAGATGCCATTGTTAAGGTAGATTTTTCGGGTACAGATGTTATAGAAGCGATCGCCGAATTGGATGCTCAACCAGAAAGATTACAACGTATTAGTCGTATGAATGTAGCTAATTCCTTACTCAAACATGATTGGGTTTATCGTTGGCGTGATATGTTGGCTGCCTTCAATCTTGAACCAAGTTCGGCAATGGTAGAAAGGGAAAAATATTTGCAACAATTAGCTAAAAGTATTGTCAAATCCGTCTAAAACTCAGGGAAAATTAACCTTTAAGTAGTTTATCCTCTAAATATTGAGCAATTCTAGCTGCTGCACCAGCTTCTCCTAAACGTTGCTTACCATTTAGGGCGATTTGAGCTAATAACTGAGGCTGATCCATCACCTGGGCGATCGCCATGCTAACTGCAACAGGACTTTCTACTAAGATAACCGAACATCCCAGCAAACGAGATTGTGCCTCTGCAAAAGCATAATTAAACTGAGGGCCTTGTCCTGGCATAATTACTACAGGTTTTCCTAACCCGACAAATTGCTCTGTTGCTGTCCCTGCCATCGCGATCGCTATATCTGCCTGATTTAAAAACTTTTGATAACTTTGCGCGCTCAGAATTAATTTACTGTTATTCTGAACTAAGGTGATAGATTGGTCGTTTTCTTGACTTATTTGCCATTGTTGAGTAATTGCCGAGTTGATAAAGGGTTGAAGATCCAAAGCAGGAGCGATCGCAGCTAAAAATTCTACTTGCTTTGTTTGCTCACCTGCAATTATCTTTACTAAAGAAGTTAGAATCTGTTGCCAATTATGCAGGGCTTCAGGCATTCTAGATCCTGGTAGGAGTAAAACGGTAAGCTTGTGGGGTTGAGAAATTCTAGTTGTAGCAACTAAACCATCCATCATAGGATTACCCAGATCATAAGCAGGAATTGACCAGTTTTGTAATATTTTTGTCGTCAGACTGTCTCTTGGAAAAACCGCTTTACAAGTAGGACGGCTCATTAACCAACGTTCCCAGGGTAAATATACCGAACCCAATTTTTTTTCTAACCAAGAAGTCTTAGTTAACCATTGCTGATCATCACGTAAATAATATTCCGATTTAGCAGTACCAACAAAAGCATAATTACTCCTACTCCACCAAGCATAAAACAGAGGAACAATATCCCCCACTGCTAAAACTAAACCTCCCTGACTACCCCAGTGCTTTACTAAGCGTAATTGTTCTAAAGTAAGATTAATTAAACCACCTTGAAGATCTTGTAATAGAGGTTTTCCCCCCTGATAAATAAACCCCCCAGAAGGCATTTGTTGTACCCTACCCGCGATCGCCATATTTGCTTGAGTGTAACTATAACCTTCTCCAACAATAGGAAGAGCAGTTATTTCTAATTGTTTGGTAATATTTTGTAATTGTTCTATAATTCTCAAAGCGATCGTATCTTCTCCATGACCATTACTCAAAACTAACAGCTTCATTAACTTTTCATAAACTCAATAATTAAACTGAACAAAAACAGAATAATCCTAGTCTGATATATTGATTACTAATTATCTTGATCCCTAAATGTCTAACTAATAACTGCTAAATAATTACTGCTTTTTAGCTTTTAGCTCACTGCTAACTTATTAATTATCATTGCTAATTGCTTTCATTGTATACAAATTAATGATCTACATAATTATTGCTATTAATTTATCCATAACACTGTTAAATGTCTATTTGGCAATAAGAATATGGCAGTTTAGATGCTTAATCAGGAGAATATCTGCTTTATTTAACAATTATGAGCATTATTTCCATGTTTTACTCAATTTTGCTCCAGAATTCATTTATCAGGGACAAAGTAATATCTATCAGGTACGTCAACAATATCAAATATTACAATTACAGATAGTAAAAGTAAGACAGTTAGTTTGGTTAATAAACTGGAGCTATCGAAGTTGGCGTAGAACTTAAAATAATATATAAAGTTATGGAAATTATCTTAGCTCTCTGTTTAGGTTTAACTCTTAGTGCAGCTTCAGGGTTTCGGCTATTTTTACCCCCTTTCGTGTTAAGTTTGGCAGCTAATTTAGGAAATGTTGAGCTATCTTCAGGATTTGAATGGGTGGGTACATCCCCAACGGCGATCGCTCTAGGTATAGCCACAGTAGCAGAAATCTTGGCTTACTATATACCTGTGGTCGATAATCTTTTAGATACAATCGAAATTCCTACAGCAGTAGCTATTGGGACATTATTAACTGCTGCTAATTTAGGGGATGTTAACCCTTTATTACAATGGAGTTTAGCAGCGATCGCTGGGGGAGGGTCAGCAGGTATTATTGAAACTTTTACAGCAATGACTAGGGTTGCTTCTACGGGTGTAACCGCAGGTACAGGAAATTTTTTAATCTCTACCACTGAAGCATTGAGTGCTGGAATTTTATCTTTATTGGCTATTACTCTACCTGTACTATCTATAGCTTTAGTAATTGGTCTATTAATTATGGCAGCAATAAAAATACCTAGATTAATAGCTAATCGACAACGTCAAAAAAATAAGAGCATCTAAGCGGTATTATATCAGTCGGGAACTATATTATTACAGAGATATAAATATTAAAAATTCTTGAGTTAGATTGATTGGAGTTAAATAAATGAAATATTTGGGGCGGATAAATAAATTTCTGATGGCAGGGACAGTAGGGGCAACCATAGCTTTTAGTATATGCTTGGTCAAATTAAAACCCTCAGTAGCTTCCGCTAGCATAATTAAGTTAGCTCAAATTCTCTCCCCCGAAGAAGTTAATCTACGTGCCAAACCAATTATTGTGCGTATTGATGGTGCGAATGTTGGTTCAGGAACACTAATTGATTATTCTAATAAAGTATATACCGTACTAACCAATTGGCACGTAATGCAGAATACTGGCGAATACATAGTGCAAACAATTGACGGTAGAACCCATAAAGTAGACCCTGCTAGTATAAAACAATTACCAGGACTAGATTTAGCAATTCTTAAATTCACGAGTGATCAAAACTATCAAATCGCCCAATTAGGTAATTCAGCTAACTTAAATGAGGGTCAAAGTATTTACTTTGCTGGGTATCCTGGAGAATTACGCCGAGAAGATAATCGCTACTATCGTTTTTTTACAGTTAATTTAGTCGGAATTTTACCCAAGGCTACAGAAAATGGCTATTCTATAATTTACAATGGCGAAGCCTTTCCAGGAATGAGTGGAGGGCCCGTATTTAACCAAGAAGGTTTGATGATTGGGGTACACGGGGAAGCTAATGTTAATGCCATATCTGGGGGAACTTCCAATTATGCAATTGGGATAGATAGTTATCGACAAGCGATTGCGAAATTAAATACTACTCCGCCAGCTAATAATACTACCGTAGCCAAACCTCCACAAGCACCCGCAACTAATCCCCCAACCAATAATTCAACTGCTGCTAAACCTGAAGATTCTAATAATGTTGTTTCTGTACCTACTTTTATTTCAAGTTCACCTAAACCAACTCAGAATACAGAGGTAAAATCACCACCAGCAGAAGGCGATCTTGCAAAACCTACAGAGGTTGAGAAAAAACCTGAAGTAATAGTAACTTCCCCCAAACCAACACAGGTTGAGAAAAAACCAGAAATACCAGTAACTAATCAACCAACAGAAGTTAAACCCCAAAGCCAAACCCCAGTAACTAATCAACCAACAGAAGATAAACCCCAAAGCCCAACACCAACACAAACAGTAGATTTAGCCTCAACTGAACAAAGAGTAACTTTAATCTCTCAAAAAACAGGTATTGACTATACAACTTTAAAAAATCTACTCAAAGAGCAAAAATGGTCAGAGGCAGATATCCATACCTATAAGCTAATTGAACAAATAGTTAAAACTGCTAAACGAGAAAATCCACATATATTTATTGAGTTAAAAAGTATTGCCGAATTCTCTTGTCCTGATATTAGAACTATAGATTACCTTTGGAAACAATACAGTGGTAATAAATTTGGGTTTAGTTCTCAACAGGAGGTTTGGCAAAGTGTTAATCAAAAAGGTGACTTTTCTACTGAAACTTGGCGTAATTTTGCAACTAAAGTCGGCTGGAAAAAAGGTGATGTAGCAAGCAGTAGTGGTTATTTACTATATAATCAATTAAACTTTAACCCCAAAGAAGCCCCCGCAGGACATTTGCCTTGGTGGTTTGCTCTGCCTGAAGAGGAACAAAAAGTAATCAAACATTTATTTGCACAGTGTAATTTTAATCCGAACCAGCAAGAATTAGAAGCCAGCAATCAAAAAAATCATGCCCAAAATACGACTAATTTAACAGGGATTTTAAATAAAAATAAATCTCGTGTTAGTAAAATTCCTAAATCCTTGCAAAAGTTAATTAAATAATTATAGATAGAAACATATAAGGGTGAGGAAAAAGTCAGACAGATATATTTTTTCGATTTCTAATATTTCTAAAAAAGAAGAATTTAATTAACAACTATTATCAATGAGCAGTTGTATAGTAAGCAGGTGGGATAGTAGTAAATATAAATACTGTTTACCAGTGAGCAATTATCGTGCTGCATCTAAGGGAGCGACACCATCTATCTGAAAACTGTATTAACAATCATGATACATATAGACCAATGATGAAAGCTCTTAGCGTCTTAGTGTCTTTGCGTGATCTATAGCTCAATTCTCTTAACCTCTGCTGCAATTTCTATACTATATTGTCCTAATAGAGAGACATATTCTTAGATATGAAACACCATCAAACTGCTTTAAAAATAAAAACAACAGGCAAATCATTACATAAAATAACTCAGCAAGTAGAACAAGCCGTAGCCCAAAGTGCGATCGCCACCGGACTATGTACTATTTTTGTGCGTCATACTTCTGCCTCCTTAGTAATACAAGAGAATGCAGATCCTGATGTGTTATTAGATTTAGAAAACTTTTTCGCTCGTTTAGTACCTGAAGACGGTATGCGTTATATACATAGTGCCGAAGGCAAAGATGATATGCCAGCCCATATTCGCTCGGCTTTAACCCAAACATCAGAACATATTCCTATATCTGGAGGGAGGTTAGTTTTAGGTACTTGGCAGGGAATTTATCTCTGGGAGCATCGCCAACGTAGTCACCAGCGAGAATTAATTATTCACATTAGTGGTGACTAGCAGCGACAATTGTATATTTAAACTAAATATTACTTATTCATTGAGCCAACGGACAGCATCCTTAGCATGATAGGTAAGAATTAAATCTGCACCAGCACGTTTAAAACTAGTTAAGGTTTCTAGAGTAACTTTTTTCTCATCGATCCAACCATTAAGGGCAGCAGCTTTAATCATCGAATATTCCCCAGAGACATTATAAGCAGCCACAGGTAAATTAGTAGCTTCCTTAACTCGCCAGATAATATCCATATAGGATAAAGCAGGTTTAACCATTAACATATCTGCACCTTCGGCAATATCCAAGGCAATTTCCTTTAAAGCTTCAGTGCCATTAGCAGGATCCATTTGATAGGTACGGCGATCGCCAAATTGGGGAGAAGATTCAGCAGCATCGCGAAATGGCCCATAATAAGCAGAAGCATATTTAGCAGCGTAAGAAAGAATGGGGATATCTGGAAAACCAGCCTCGTCTAAACCTTCTCTAATTGCCTGTACAAAACCGTCCATCATTCCCGAAGGTGCAATAATATCTACCCCAGCTTTTGCTTGAGAAACGGCAGTTTTTTTGAGTAACTCTAAAGTTGGATCATTTAAAACTCTACCTGTTAAATCCCCTATTTCTAAATAACCACAATGCCCATGACTGGTATATTCACACAAACAAGTATCAGCAATTACTACTAATTCAGGTACAGACTCCTTAATAGCTGTGGCTGCTTTTTGAACTATCCCGCAATCATGCCAAGCACCAGTAGCTTCAGTATCTTTATCTTCAGGAATACCAAATAAAATTACCGCAGGAATACCCAGATCATAAACTTCCTTAGCTTCCTCGACAATTTTATCAACCGATAACTGATATACTCCAGGCATAGATTTAACTTCCTTGGCGTAAGCATTACCTGGTACAGCAAATAGAGGGTAAATTAAATCATTGGCGGTGACTACCGTTTCTTGCACCATGCGACGTAATTGAGGTGAAGAACGCAAACGGCGAGGACGATTGATAGGAAACATAATATTTTTAATACTAAACTGATACTTTAAAACAGCAAAATTTGATTCACTTATACTCTGATAAACCAAAGTTTGTTTTAACTACGAAATCTTGACTTTCACAAACAAGGGTTTATTCGTATAGGTTCTAGTGTAAAACGAATCTTAGTATTAATTTTAGGTATAATAACCTTGCTCAATGTTTTGTAACGTTTAAATTGCAATTTAATCAGCAAAGAGCCAAAAATTTAGCTACAATACTACTTGAGTGAAAATGCTCAACAAGGGGCCGTAAAGGTTTCGACAGGTTAGCAAAAGCTGACTCGTGATACAGGTCGAGAGTGAGTAATCTCTCGTTAATCCAGACTCAAACTTAAATATAGATGCAAACAACATCGTAAAATTTGAGCGTCAGGCAGTAGCTGCCTAAATCTAACTTAGATTTGCTCGTCCTTAGTTTGACTCCGTTAAGAGCTAAAGACAAAACCCCAACGGATGCTTTTATTGGTTTTCTCTGGTAGACCGATAAAAAAAGACTTTACTAGAGAATCCTACCATCAGGGATAAGTGGTGGTTCTCGCTCCAAGGATTAGAGGAGCTAAACCTGTGAATGAATGGGCAAGTGAATAGTTGGTCTGGACAGCAGTTCGACTCTGCTCGGCTCCATAATTTAGATAGATATGTAGAGGAGATTAGAGGGAATCTTATCCTTTTTTCTCCCATTAAAACTATTGATGTAATGTTATACAGACTTAAATAAAATCACCTCTCAAGATATTAAGAAAAGTCTAAGAAAAACTTTTAACCCTTAC
Coding sequences:
- a CDS encoding conserved hypothetical membrane protein — protein: MEIILALCLGLTLSAASGFRLFLPPFVLSLAANLGNVELSSGFEWVGTSPTAIALGIATVAEILAYYIPVVDNLLDTIEIPTAVAIGTLLTAANLGDVNPLLQWSLAAIAGGGSAGIIETFTAMTRVASTGVTAGTGNFLISTTEALSAGILSLLAITLPVLSIALVIGLLIMAAIKIPRLIANRQRQKNKSI
- a CDS encoding GUN4-like protein → MKYLGRINKFLMAGTVGATIAFSICLVKLKPSVASASIIKLAQILSPEEVNLRAKPIIVRIDGANVGSGTLIDYSNKVYTVLTNWHVMQNTGEYIVQTIDGRTHKVDPASIKQLPGLDLAILKFTSDQNYQIAQLGNSANLNEGQSIYFAGYPGELRREDNRYYRFFTVNLVGILPKATENGYSIIYNGEAFPGMSGGPVFNQEGLMIGVHGEANVNAISGGTSNYAIGIDSYRQAIAKLNTTPPANNTTVAKPPQAPATNPPTNNSTAAKPEDSNNVVSVPTFISSSPKPTQNTEVKSPPAEGDLAKPTEVEKKPEVIVTSPKPTQVEKKPEIPVTNQPTEVKPQSQTPVTNQPTEDKPQSPTPTQTVDLASTEQRVTLISQKTGIDYTTLKNLLKEQKWSEADIHTYKLIEQIVKTAKRENPHIFIELKSIAEFSCPDIRTIDYLWKQYSGNKFGFSSQQEVWQSVNQKGDFSTETWRNFATKVGWKKGDVASSSGYLLYNQLNFNPKEAPAGHLPWWFALPEEEQKVIKHLFAQCNFNPNQQELEASNQKNHAQNTTNLTGILNKNKSRVSKIPKSLQKLIK
- the hemB gene encoding delta-aminolevulinic acid dehydratase yields the protein MFPINRPRRLRSSPQLRRMVQETVVTANDLIYPLFAVPGNAYAKEVKSMPGVYQLSVDKIVEEAKEVYDLGIPAVILFGIPEDKDTEATGAWHDCGIVQKAATAIKESVPELVVIADTCLCEYTSHGHCGYLEIGDLTGRVLNDPTLELLKKTAVSQAKAGVDIIAPSGMMDGFVQAIREGLDEAGFPDIPILSYAAKYASAYYGPFRDAAESSPQFGDRRTYQMDPANGTEALKEIALDIAEGADMLMVKPALSYMDIIWRVKEATNLPVAAYNVSGEYSMIKAAALNGWIDEKKVTLETLTSFKRAGADLILTYHAKDAVRWLNE